The nucleotide sequence tgagaattaacgTCCTGTTAAGAGGCATAAGGTCTCGAGCGGCTTCGTATTTTATGTTATGAGTTGTGCGCATGGCCGAGTTTAGTTTTCAGATGATTCAAGGTTAATTTGGAAGaaagattcttgttttagaagcttaagcggtaagagttgacctgaaatttgacttttgtgtaaacgactccaaaatggtattttgatgattccaacagcttcgtatggtaacTTTGAACTTAGGCGTGTGTCCGCATTTAGATTTGGAGGCCGCAGGATAAGTTGAAgaattttggcaaaaattgaaaaatagtaATATGTGCTGATAATACCTCCAGGTTAGGGATTGTTTCTCTCGGCGCACGTTAAGTGAGTAATGCTAATGTGCACGAGCATCATGACAATTCCAGCCACCAGCACTCTAACACCACTAGAGAGCTTAGAAACATCGGTCACTGCTATACCGGCGCATGCAAAACCACTCACGTTTGGGATTTTCTTCCAGTTCAATTTCAAACTATACATGAAGAACCAGAATAGGGAGAGGGGAACGAGCATCAACTCAATTTAGATGGGAAACGAGCTACACGTAGAGTAGGGAAAGAGATTCCCTGCCGGCTCCAATATTCTTATCTAGCTAAGTCCACAACAAATTTTCTAGTTATGCCTCAAAAACCAGTGCTAATGGAACACGAAACCAAATAAGTGTAGGAGAAAGCTTATAAGAGAAATCGAAACTCCCAAATGGGTAAGGCGCTTACATACATACCTCCAGATCTGAACGGGGATACATTTATAGTGACGATTGTAGATGAGGACATTAAGGAACAACATGAACATTGGAGTAATTCTCTCATTGGTTATGTTCTGGGGGATAATACTATTTCAAATCCATGGAGAATTATATTGAAAATATTTGGGATTTTGTTAATAAACGAAAAATTCTATATCATGATGATGGCTACTACATTTTCAGATTTGATTCAATGGATGATAGGGATAGAGTCATGCAATTTGGTCCCTATACCTTCCATAAAAAGCCATTCATATTGAAGAATTGGTCGATTGATTTTGTTTTTGATCTAGAGTGCCTAAATGTAATCCCACTGTGGGTGAGATTTCCAAATTTACCAGTTGGATATTGGTCTACCGAGGTACTTAGCAAATTAGCCAGTGTAGTAAGCAAACCTATGTACACTGATATGAATATAGCTGAGATGGATCGTATTTCATTTGCTAGAGTTCTAGTAGAAGCAGACATCTCTCACCTCCTGCCAAGCGACATTGAAATTCATACTCCAGTAGGGGTTATCCACCAAGGTATTGAATATGACTGGAAGTCAAAATATTGCATAGACTATGCAAATATTGGGCATACTACTGAGGAATGCAAACAGAGTAAAGCCCAAGAGACAAATGGGTAACAAAAGATGTGAATAGCAAGATAAATGAACCAACCATTATTGCTACACATACTGATGCAAAAAGGGACAATGTAATAGTCTCACAAGAAATAGGAAATGATTTGGATGAGAGTGAATTTTCAGCACTATCAGTAACAATTAGGAAAGATGTAAGGTAAGGTAAAAGAGTGGCCGAGGGAGGTTTGGAAGAGCAGGCACAAGCTGGCTGTTCTACCAGCCACATTGGTGTTGCTAACAGATTTGAGGTACTCACTCAAGGTTGTATCTCATCTGTTGTAGGGCAGGGTGGGCATGACCATCCCATACCCCCATGATTATAAGTACTTGGAATATTAGAGGGATTAATATGCCTTTTAAACAGAAGGAGATGACTCTCTTTTTGAAAAAGTACAAAGTAGAGTTAATGGAATAGTTGAGACAAGGGTTAAAGTGAATAAAGCTAGAAGAATTACACAGAAAATAGCAAAGGACTGGAGAGCACACTATAATTATGACCATGCTTATAATGGTCGTATTTGGCTATTGTTGAAACCTTATATTCAGCTCCAAATACTGGAAGTAGATGCTCAATTTATTCATTGTGAAGTGGAAGACCCTAGTAGTCATAAAATATTGTTGCTCGTTGTGATCTATGCATATAATGAATTGATGCCAAGACAATAGTTATGGGACAAGCTTGTTGTCTTAGGAGCAAACATTACAACTAAGAGGCTGATTAGTGGAGATTTCAACAATATATTGCATGTAGATGATAGAACTGGAGCCTCTATAACACAGGCAAAGGTACAAGGCTTTAAGGACTTCCTAGATCGACTTCAATTTACTCCCTTGAAGAGAACAAAATGGTATTATACGTTGTGCAATAAGAGAGATAAAAATGCAAGGGTTTATAGTAAGATAGATTGGGCGATTAGGAACCATAGTTGACTGATGGACAACGGTCATATTGAAGCAGAGTTCTTGAATCATGGAGTATCTGACCACTCACATATACTAATGAACTGCAATTTTGGAATGACACAACAACACCTGCATCCCAGACCATATAAACTATATCATATAGTAGTTCACCACCTTGACTTTACAAGGATAGTGAAAGAAGTATGGACATAGGTTGTTGGAGATATAGGGAAATCAAGGACCTAGCAAAAACTAAAGAGGCTATAAGAGGCATTGAAGGATTTAAGGATTTAAATACTTACATGGCATCTTACCAATAGAAATTGAACCAAGCAAAGCAGAAATTGGAACTAGCTCAACATCAATTGTCGCTTCAACCAGTCAGACAAGAGCATATAGAGTAGGAGAGAGAAGCTTTGTTGGAAGTAGATAAGTGGAGTAATGTAGAGGAACAAGTCCTTAGGCAGAAGTCCAAAGCTACTTGGATACATCATGGAGATGCAAATACAAAGTACTTTCATGCCCAATGGAATATGCGCACAACTGCTAAAACAATTATTTCTATTTATAATGATGCATGTATCAGAATCACAGAACCCAAACAGGTGGAAGATCAATTTCTGGAATTTTTCAAGAAGTTGATGGGGGAGTCATCACATGTACTTTCTTGTCCAAATGCTGAGGGGATAAATGTCACACCCTCTTTTTCCCATCCTCGCGGAGGAAGATCagggtttcgacattcacggggtgtaatgactcatttccttttgagaattgggtatttaaagagtcaccacctaacagattatgttacgttagggcacctagagcaattaactcttgggttggtttgtaTTACcggagattagggtaagggctcgaaataacctcgagggaaaggtgttaggaacccctcttggtccacaactgtgggtctcaACTGaaattatatttacaaattagtccatataaacaaGTAAGTTATAAAGCTCATTGAACAAGTCAAGTAATaaaataaaggtttgaacaaattATACAAACAAAGTTTTAAATAAGGAGAGGATTTGGGGTaagaaggggtcctaggttgtttgtcctataggatcaccccactcaatgtccggtaaacactcctcagtgaggggctacacgtgacattaacgcatagtcatcatatcccatgtctaccgttcccatccccttattagtcatgcaaagcgagtgtttggtcattgATTCCTACTGCGTGCTGCTACCCATCCCTTCTTAATAGTCTCGGAGGGAGTTGGTatctctacctataggtagttctagacgtacccctaaggttttaaagacaaaactctaaggcgacagtcaaaaaACATCTAGGACTTTCACATAATGAGAGCAAGTAAAAGTCTCATAGTTTCCTCCGTAAACAAGCATGCATGCAGCACGACTCAACCACAAGTAAGGTCTTTAGTAATCAAAGTCCTAAagtaggatttctaagtgattatgCAGAAATAAACCACTTTCAGATACAGAAGTCATAATATTATTAGCTACCTAGGACCTCCTCTTTAAAAGCTTATTAGAATTCAGAGACGTCGAGTGACAGAAACAGCTTCAGAGAAATAcaagttttgaaaatgccctaaggcttgcctatgtGCAGAACCGTGTCTATGTTAATGCAGAAACAGATAAGTTTTCGAAATAGAACCTTTCAATACCTATTGGCAGAATATCTAACGAGATTAAAACAATTATGAACGGACCAGTTTTAGAGAGTTATCACTTGACAAGGCTAGTTTTAAGAAGTAAACTAGGTGAGATAAAATCGACTCATTAGGCTAGTTAGATTATCAGACATAATTGCGAGTAGAagtccttataggcatggtatctaggcgtGTTACTGGTTTTAGGCAATTTGTAGTAACTTATTGAATCAGAATTATGTCTAagaggcatggtatctatacttgAATTGATTTAAAACATGATGGCATGGAACCtggaaacatggtttctaacatgacaaatgTAGGATTTATGAACATGGTTTATATCTGATGCAAATGACATTAAAAGTgaaaaacctatagacatgatgtcTATTATGCAAAATGAAATCAGATTCAACAAGATTCACACCCTATGAACATGTTTTCTATTGAATAAAGCAGGCAGATTTGAAATTAaaatcctaagagcaggatttctacctaTATTACCCAACAAAGTTTACATCTACCCACCCCTTTTACTAAATTAcccaaatatctgtttacaaaatattacaggccaacaaatgaattacataaatgaaatagAAAACTAAGAAtgtattctatagggagcctgcaatCAAGCCCAAGTTTcctaaagcctccaatggtctttcaAACCTCATTTCCACAGACAAATTAGGGTCGatgtgcatcaaagttccctaagggtctcaacgacctcgggcaatgcttacacctagacttagtagcCAAGTATTGAACCAGTGTAGTGTGGAAAGCcaacctcagtatgccagagtttcaagggttctcaagaggatcccaaggcagtatacatactagaggggcagaacttattaactaagagtagagtgaaagtgcaggacacatGTTTGAAAGAAATATTTTAAAGACTAAACTTAAAGGTCTATTTTGAAAGCAGTTAGTAAAGCAATAGAGATTGTTTGAAAGAGGTTATAGTAGTAAACAGAGTTCAAACACTTCAGGATAAGACCATACACAACAAGTTCACAGAATCTAAATGTATTCAGTAACCACACATCGGTTAAGGGGTTTGGGGATACACAGACATTGCCTGCAGACACATGACCCCAGCAGGAGTACTAGGACTGGTATGGACATGCTCATAGATAGCttgacactggcataatcacaaaccggTCATAAGGAACATAAACACTTAGAGGGGAATAAGGATTTGGCATTCCCAAAATGGTAAGTGCACAGTAGGTAAAAGAAAACAATTGTCCAGAcatgcttgaatcacacaaggGAATACATGAGCTTAAAGGGAGGGGAGTCATACTAGCATGTTTAACTACAAACTCCacaacaaaaccataagt is from Nicotiana tabacum cultivar K326 chromosome 18, ASM71507v2, whole genome shotgun sequence and encodes:
- the LOC142172610 gene encoding uncharacterized protein LOC142172610 yields the protein MENYIENIWDFVNKRKILYHDDGYYIFRFDSMDDRDRVMQFGPYTFHKKPFILKNWSIDFVFDLECLNVIPLWVRFPNLPVGYWSTEVLSKLASVVSKPMYTDMNIAEMDRISFARVLVEADISHLLPSDIEIHTPVGVIHQGIEYDWKSKYCIDYANIGHTTEECKQSKAQETNG